One genomic segment of Strix aluco isolate bStrAlu1 chromosome 9, bStrAlu1.hap1, whole genome shotgun sequence includes these proteins:
- the CHRD gene encoding chordin, which produces MRAALLLLLALLLPGRAARPKLALPIRPDTDPLPPGGAAGCAFGGHFYALEETWHPDLGEPFGVMRCVICHCEPQRNRRGKPAGKVNCKNMKQDCPVPACPRATLLPGHCCHTCPKALPGPPEKSPAPPFDTFEYFQDKEDDLDKPYNDRSYLSSEGLARDDARTEFVALLTSGPEPWHPTSSAVAKARFTLLRSYLLFSISYERLGRPSRVRFSDPEGNVLFEHPVQKSAAPEDGMLCGMWRTVSKANIQLLRGEQLRVSLVTRAQPSGEVHGHILKHRALFAETFGAILTSLDPTHLGAGGMAMLTLSDTENNLHFILMARGLLEPGAGESPWVPLRVRILHQGQTLREVRANITTEDPDFAEVLSELSAHELQWLVQGQLRIVAETEGRHARQLAGTITTRRSCDTIQSVLCGADALLPTKTGAVGSAKLVLHENGTLEYQVQVVGTASEVVGITLETKPRRKSKRNILFDMTPSYKDGLARGTWQSPSARDAHMLLQNELFLNVATKDWAEGELRGQVISLPYSGLLARYTEMPVALAGQLVSPPVSSSAGGHAWLSLDEHCHLHYEISVAGLGRPADGTVSAHLHGVAELGEMGARPHQHKRLLKGFYSTEAQGVVKDLDADLLQHLAQGTAFLQVSTKAHPHGEMRGQVHIPNRCHAGGTRLAPGEAELSEDIKTRDLEQLKKDPNSCFFEGQHRAHGTRWAPDYDKKCSICSCQKRTVICDPILCQPLNCTRQVHPEELCCPVCEEKKMEQEELKLERARDSSEGCYFDGDKTWRGSGTRWHPVVPPFGLIKCAICTCKGTTGEVHCEKVQCPRLTCANPVRASPSDCCKQCPAPEKSVPELADTMQADGPRACRFGRRWYLNNESWHPSVPPFGEMKCILCWCVSGETHCQRQECPPAACAGPPRRDNPCCAKCRAPDAPPDAREKVHDARAEAWSR; this is translated from the exons ATGCGCGccgccctgctcctgctgctcgccctgctcctgcccggccgcgccgcccgccccaaGCTCGCCCTGCCCATCCGGCCCGACACGGACCCGCTGCCCCCCGGGGGGGCGGCAG GCTGTGCTTTCGGGGGACACTTCTATGCCCTGGAGGAGACGTGGCACCCGGACCTGGGGGAGCCCTTCGGGGTCATGCGCTGCGTTATCTGCCACTGCGAGCCG cagaggaaccGCCGGGGGAAGCCCGCGGGGAAAGTGAACTGCAAGAACATGAAGCAGGACTGCCCCGTGCCCGCCTGCCCCCGGGCCACGCTGCTGCCCGGGCACTGCTGCCACACCTGCCCCAAAG CCTTGCCAGGCCCCCCGGAGAAGAGCCCCGCACCCCCCTTCGACACATTTGAGTACTTCCAGGACAAGGAGGACGACCTGGACAAGCCCTACAACGATCGCTCCTACCTCAGCTCCGAGGGGCTGGCCCGTGACGATGCCCGCACAG AGTTCGTGGCCTTGCTGACAAGCGGCCCAGAGCCGTGGCACCCCACGTCCAGTGCAGTGGCCAAGGCTCGCTTCACCCTGCTGCGCTCCTACCTGCTCTTCTCCATCAGCTACGAGCG GCTGGGGCGGCCGAGCCGGGTGCGTTTCAGCGACCCTGAGGGCAACGTGCTGTTCGAACACCCCGTGCAGAAGAGCGCTGCCCCTGAGGATGGCATG CTCTGCGGGATGTGGAGGACGGTGTCCAAGGCCAACATCCAGTTGCTGCGGGGGGAGCAGCTCCGCGTGTCCCTCGTCACCCGGGCGCAGCCCTCCGGAGAGGTCCATGGGCACATCCTCAAGCACCGGGCGCTCTTCGCAG AGACCTTCGGTGCCATCCTGACCTCGTTGGACCCCACACACCTGGGTGCTGGGGGCATGGCCATGCTGACGCTGAGCGACACTGAGAACAACCTGCACTTCATCCTCATGGCCCGGGGACTGCTGGAGCCCGGCGCTGGGG AATCCCCCTGGGTCCCGCTGCGGGTCCGCATCCTGCACCAGGGCCAGACTCTGCGTGAGGTCCGTGCCAACATCACCACGGAG GACCCCGATTTTGCGGAGGTGCTGAGCGAGCTGTCTGCCCACGAGCTGCAGTGGCTGGTGCAGGGGCAGCTCCGCATTGTGGCCGAGACGGAGGGCCGACACGCACGCCAGCTGGCAGGCACCATCACCACCCGCCGCAGCTGTGACA CCATCCAAAGCGTGCTGTGCGGAGCGGACGCCTTGTTGCCCACCAAGACGGGTGCTGTGGGCTCAGCCAAGCTGGTGCTTCATGAGAATGGCACCCTGGAGTACCAG GTGCAGGTGGTGGGTACTGCCAGTGAAGTGGTGGGCATCACACTGGAGACCAAACCCCGGCGGAAGAGCAAGAGAAACATCCTGTTTGACATGACGCCCAGCTACAAGGACGGGCTG GCCCGGGGCACCTGGCAGAGCCCCAGTGCCCGCGATGCCCACATGCTGCTGCAGAACGAGCTCTTCCTCAATGTGGCCACCAAGGACTGGGCGGAGGGTGAGCTGCGAGGCCAGGTCATCTCCCTGCCCTACAGCGGGCTGCTCGCCCGCTACACAG AGATGCCTGTGGCGCTGGCGGGGCAGCTGGTGTCCCCCCCGGTGAGCAGCAGTGCCGGGGGGCACGCCTGGCTGTCACTGGACGAGCACTGCCACCTGCACTACGAGATCTCGGTGGCGGGGCTGGGCCGCCCGGCCGACGGCACCGTCAGCGCCCACCTCCATGGGGTGGCTGAGCTGGGCGAGATGGGTGCCCGTCCCCACCAGCACAAGCGTCTGCTCAAGGGTTTCTACAGCACCGAG GCTCAGGGGGTGGTGAAGGACCTGGATGCCGACCTGCTGCAGCACCTGGCACAGGGCACTGCTTTCCTGCAAGTCAGCACCAAAGCCCACCCCCATGGGGAGATGCGGGGACAG GTACACATCCCCAACCGGTGCCATGCAGGAGGGACCCGCCTGGCCCCGGGGGAGGCCGAGCTCTCTGAAGACATCAAGACCAGGGATCTGGAGCAGCTGAAGAAGGACCCCAACTCCTGCTTCTTTGAGGGGCAGCACCGGGCTCATGGCACCCGCTGGGCACCCGATTATGACAAGAAGTGTTCCATCTGCAGCTGCCAG AAGCGCACAGTGATCTGTGACCCCATCCTGTGCCAGCCCCTCAACTGTACCCGTCAGGTGCACCCCGAGGAGCTGTGCTGCCCTGTCTGCGAAG AGAAGAAGATGGAGCAGGAGGAGCTCAAGCTGGAGCGGGCACGGGACAGTAGCGAGG gctGCTACTTTGATGGGGACAAGACGTGGCGAGGCTCTGGCACCCGCTGGCACCCTGTCGTGCCACCCTTTGGCCTCATCAAATGTGCCATTTGCACCTGCAAG GGCACCACGGGCGAGGTGCACTGCGAGAAGGTGCAGTGCCCGCGGCTCACCTGCGCCAACCCCGTGCGCGCCAGCCCCTCTGACTGCTGCAAGCAGTGCCCAG CCCCAGAGAAGAGCGTCCCCGAGCTGGCTGACACCATGCAGGCAGACGGGCCGCGGGCATGCCGCTTTGGGCGCCGCTGGTACCTCAACAACGAGAGCTGGCACCCCTCCGTACCCCCCTTCGGAGAAATGAAGTGTATCCTGTGCTGGTGTGTG TCGGGGGAGACACACTGCCAGCGCCAGGAGTGCCCGCCGGCCGCCTGCGCCGGCCCCCCCAGGAGGGACAACCCCTGCTGCGCCAAGTGCCGCG CCCCAGATGCCCCCCCAGATGCGCGGGAGAAGGTCCACGATGCCAGGGCGGAGGCGTGGAGCCGCTGA